The proteins below come from a single Candidatus Omnitrophota bacterium genomic window:
- a CDS encoding glycosyltransferase family 39 protein, translating into MTRKDAMILLAVLLAAAAAALAINQYALNNFPNSADEHAYLFQTQIFAMGKLTVPAHLQQPYISPFYIVARLDRVFSIFPPGWPAILSLGVMAGAPQIVNPLLCALTLAAVFFAARRALGRTSAWIVVGLLLFSPCFLFNGASYFSHTACLLGASLTFLFFIKWGQEERYSAALLAGFFFSWTFAIREMTCLALLSPPLVYFFFQSRLRWRFAVLFVLGALPIGIVYLLYNHALTGFWLHPPRYLLPGERLGFGPREIRLFDYVEIKPFGPAQALTYMFRNLGRLFLWTFPALPLAAFWGAWKRRSLALAWTRVFALSALALPLAYFFYPSDGGNQYGPRFYFEALLPLSLLAAPWLEELRVRFVKTKRNILLVVLIILLGADGMMVGIHWRFYSHQIYRRQSLYRLADHFHLHNALVFVSAPSGDMTQGDLIRNSPFPDSSEVVYIWDMGAQNTELARSFPGRSSYIFGRDPQTGVNFLRPLSPRLGDK; encoded by the coding sequence ATGACACGTAAAGACGCCATGATTCTGCTCGCCGTCCTCTTGGCGGCGGCGGCCGCTGCTCTCGCCATCAACCAATATGCGCTGAATAACTTCCCCAATTCCGCCGACGAGCACGCTTATCTTTTTCAAACGCAGATTTTCGCAATGGGGAAGCTGACGGTTCCCGCCCATCTGCAGCAACCTTACATTTCCCCATTTTATATTGTTGCGCGGCTGGATCGCGTATTCTCTATTTTCCCGCCCGGCTGGCCAGCGATTCTCTCGCTCGGCGTAATGGCGGGAGCGCCGCAGATTGTCAATCCATTGCTTTGCGCCTTGACGCTCGCCGCCGTTTTCTTCGCCGCCCGCAGAGCGCTGGGGCGAACATCCGCATGGATCGTCGTGGGTTTGTTGCTTTTCTCTCCCTGCTTTCTCTTCAACGGCGCGTCGTACTTTTCTCATACCGCTTGCTTGTTGGGCGCATCGTTGACATTTCTCTTTTTCATAAAATGGGGACAGGAAGAGCGATATTCGGCGGCGCTTTTGGCGGGATTCTTCTTTTCCTGGACGTTTGCCATACGCGAAATGACCTGCCTGGCTCTTTTATCGCCGCCCTTGGTTTACTTCTTTTTTCAGTCGCGTCTTCGCTGGCGCTTCGCAGTTCTATTCGTCTTAGGCGCTCTGCCGATAGGCATCGTTTATCTTCTTTATAACCATGCCCTGACCGGCTTCTGGCTTCACCCGCCGCGTTATCTTCTGCCCGGCGAACGTCTCGGCTTCGGCCCTCGCGAAATCCGGCTCTTCGATTATGTGGAGATCAAGCCTTTCGGCCCTGCCCAAGCGTTGACTTACATGTTCCGCAATCTAGGGCGCCTTTTTCTCTGGACCTTTCCCGCCTTGCCTCTCGCCGCTTTTTGGGGCGCTTGGAAAAGGCGCTCTCTGGCGCTGGCGTGGACGCGCGTATTCGCCCTCAGCGCCTTGGCGCTGCCTCTCGCTTATTTTTTCTATCCCTCGGACGGCGGCAATCAATACGGCCCGCGCTTCTATTTCGAAGCGCTTCTGCCGCTATCATTACTCGCCGCGCCTTGGCTTGAGGAATTGAGGGTTCGATTCGTAAAAACGAAGCGTAATATTCTTCTCGTTGTTTTGATTATCCTGCTGGGCGCCGATGGAATGATGGTTGGTATTCATTGGCGTTTTTATTCCCATCAAATCTATCGGCGGCAGAGCCTATACCGCCTGGCGGATCATTTCCATCTGCATAACGCCCTCGTGTTCGTCAGCGCTCCCAGCGGCGATATGACTCAGGGCGATCTCATCCGCAATTCCCCTTTCCCCGATTCCTCCGAAGTTGTTTATATCTGGGATATGGGCGCCCAAAATACGGAATTAGCGCGTTCTTTTCCCGGCCGTTCTTCCTATATCTTCGGACGCGATCCCCAAACCGGCGTCAATTTTCTTCGTCCCCTCTCCCCCCGCCTTGGAGATAAATAG
- a CDS encoding type II toxin-antitoxin system HicB family antitoxin, with protein MQTVKYVHWEEDGFGIGYFQDYPDYWTQGETLEDLKDHLRDLYHDLTSGNLPGIRKVDELAVT; from the coding sequence ATGCAAACCGTCAAATATGTCCATTGGGAGGAAGACGGCTTTGGGATCGGATATTTTCAGGACTATCCCGATTATTGGACGCAAGGAGAAACGCTGGAGGATCTCAAGGATCATTTGCGGGATTTATACCATGACCTAACAAGCGGCAATCTTCCGGGTATCCGCAAAGTGGACGAATTAGCCGTAACATAA